A section of the Schistosoma haematobium chromosome ZW, whole genome shotgun sequence genome encodes:
- the ANK2_7 gene encoding Ankyrin-2 (EggNog:ENOG410V5AC~COG:M): protein MEAEYGEVGEGVFEGETEAESAVEVFGERLGQVEADAESEAVEQVESERVSVFAPVELESEALAETAAQPEQERLVERVGEMEAEYGEVGEGVFEGETEAESAVEVFSEDWGKLKRTQKVKR from the coding sequence atggaggcggaatatggtgaagttggtgaaggcgtatttgaaggggagacggaagccgagtcggcagtcgaagtgttcggtgagagattggggcaagttgaagcggacgcagaaagtgaagcggtagaacaggttgaatcggaacgtgtgtctgtgttcgctccagtcgaattggagtctgaggcgcttgcagagactgcagcacaaccggaacaggaacgattggttgagcgtgtcggtgagatggaggcggaatatggtgaagttggtgaaggcgtatttgaaggggagacggaagccgagtcggcagtcgaagtgttcagtgaagattggggcaagttgaagcggacgcagaaagtgaagcggtag